The following nucleotide sequence is from Labeo rohita strain BAU-BD-2019 chromosome 3, IGBB_LRoh.1.0, whole genome shotgun sequence.
gaaaatgaccaattgttttagtagataagaccttttttctcagcatggattgtgtagagccctttagcagcactaaaactgcatttttttttttaccttgaagtccactatatggagaaaaaccctggaatattttcctcaaaaaccttcatttttttttcaactgaagaaagaaagacatgaacatcttggatgacatgggggtgagtaaattatcaggaagtttttattctggaagtgaactaaccctataaataattaattaatttacttccCAATCAATAGTAATTGAAACTGTCAATCAGCTAGACATAAGGCCTTTGGTAAAGCTTCTTTAAAACAGAATACAGATTTATTCTGGAATCACTGTATAAGGAAAagcaatattatttcaaataaaaattatgggGCAGTCACACTAGACTTCAAAACAAGCACAATTTTTGCAGACACTGCAAAGAACAAGAAcactctttatttttaaaaatgcatatctaTTCTCTTTTTATGTAACAGTGATGCAATCTTGCAGTTTTAAAGTTTGCTTTCTTTTAATTCAGTTAAGAGATCAAGGTGTGACATAAATCTTCTATTGGCCATGTCTTCATATGATACGAAATTGCAGGTCAGAATTCACTAGACTTGAACTTTGTGAACTGCTTCACATGAGCTTCTGTTCCCATTCTCCTGAATTTGCATTCATAAAAATAGAAGTCAATGGAACAAAAAGTATAATGTGACCACCCCTTAATAATATCACAGACTTTACCTGGCTTGTTGCCTGGATGAACTCTTGTGCTTTGGCTCTGCTGGCTATATTGGCCTCCTCCATTTTGAAGAGGAGAGCTGTCACTGAAAAGTAATTTAACAGCAGAATATTATGGTTATTAATCCCACtataaattcaaaatgcatgtcaaAAGGAAATTACTTAAGCACTCACATGCTAAAACACCTCCAGCAGTGCAGTCCACTCCAGTTTGTAGACTCCAGGGTAATGGCGGGGCTGATGGGGGTGGAGGCGGAGGTGGTGGTGGCTTGTTAACAGAAGATGAGGATACTGAAGAAGAGGAGGATGAAGAAGGGTCATTTGCCAGAGGAGCACTGGAATGAGAGACAGAGGCCGACACCAAAGCTGTTGAAGTAGAGCATGGTGGTGAGCCCTTCTGATCATCTGGTGGGAGAGGTTTAGCACTGGAAGTGGACTGAGTTATGGTATCGCCCCTGATCTGTGATGACAGCAGACCGGGAGGGCTGGCAGGGGACTTTGAGGGTGTTAAAGACAAGGCTTTGGACTGACCAGGGCCCTCCTCTGAGAGGAATGAAGGCTCTGGTGTCTTGCAGCTGCTATCAACAGTTTGAGAGTCTGGGGATGACTCTCTAGTATCTCGAGATGGAGGCAAAGACAACGGGGATGTGTGTGGTGGTGAGGAGGATGGAGGAAGAATACTTGCTGATGAGGAAGTAGAAGATGATGAAGAGGAGGAGGGGGTGGGACCGGGAAGAGCTGAAGGAGGACTGGATGGCTTGGATCCAACCCCAACCAGTGGCTGCATTTCTGTTGACACTCCAGGCCACCCACCACCAACCGTGCTACAATTACTATTAACGCCTTTAGAATCACTTCCATCCACACTTATCCCTTTCTCTCTGGGCTTCTTTCCAGGCCTCCTTCTACGTTTCGCTGCCAGTGAGGAAGTTGGGGAAGAGGCAGATGAAGACGTGGATGTAGCAGAGCTTGGCTTGGCTTTCTTCGACTTTAGTGCACTCGGATTTGTTGATGATGGAGGCCCGAGTATGTTATGTTGTTTCCCAGTTTTACTTGGGTCTTTGCCTCTCCCAGGAAGAGCCAGTGTCTCCGAGCAGGGCTTAAGAAACGGTGATCGGCTTTCATTGTCTCGGCGGAAAACCACAGCAATCGACCCACCAACAACTGAGGGCCCTGAAGCTCCACTTACAACACCACCAGGTCCAAGGAGGTCAAGGCCTAACTTTCCAGAGTTCCCAGTTGTGCTGCTAACACCCTCACGCACCAGGACAGAGACTTTAGACTGGAGCTTACCCTTTCTGCTACCACCACTGAGTTTCTTGGACCTGCCAGAACGCCCAGCATCTTTTTTCCCTATTTTTTCCTTGCCGGTTTTCCGTCCTCGCTTAGTAGTGGATGAGGACGCTGTGGGCTGGAGGGAGGTGGTGTTGCCTGAGGATGCAGAAAGAGGTGGTGAGAGAGATGACAGAAGATTCTTACTTTTGGCTTTTGGTCTAtgagaagaagaggaggaggtgGACTCAGACTGACCAACTGTCTTGCTAGATCTGGATTTCTTCTTTAGATGATGCCGGGATGAGTTTTGGGTGCTCCGGATTTAATTTTAGGACTGGGTAGAGGAGGCTCGGGAGGAGGAGGAAGTAGTGGTGAGTCCTCTAGTGAAGGATAGTCTGAATCCAGTGCTTCCCCATCCAAAGAGAGCATATCTATATCAGGACGATCCGAAAGACGGTCTGATTCATATCCATGATAATGAGGAGGCGTAAGGGAGGTGGGTTGGGACCTGCTCCTGTGCTCGTCATCCTTCCTTTCCTCATCATCTGATCTTCTCCTTCGTTTCTTCTTCCTCTTACGATGCTTGTCTGAGCTCTGGGATCGGCTGCGGGAGCGCCGTTGGCTACGGGGTGGTGAACCTGGTACTGTGGTGGTCGTTGTAGTGGTGGTAACAGTGATGGTACGTTTAATCGCAAAAAGATCAGAGCCATTGAGATCCTGAATAGACGGGGGAACAACAGGTCTAATATCTCTTCTCCTGTCCCTGTCTCGGTCTCTGTCTCTAACCATGtcagtctctctgtctctcctgTCACTGCTTCCTTGGCTCCTCTTTGTACTGCCTCTCTCTCGGCTGCTTGACCTCCTGATGTCATCATCCCTATCTCTCCTTCGTTCATCTCTTCTTCTGGAGTCTCTGTCTCGCTCCCTATCCCTGTCATCTCGCCACCGGTCCCTATCCCTGTCTCTTTCATGGTTcctttctcgctctctctccctctctttatCTCGGTCTCTGTCTTTGTGGCGATCCTCAGAGTGGCTGGACCAAGATCTCCGACTGTGTGTGTGTCGTGAGGCATTCTGGGAGTGGGAGCGGGAGGAATGTTCTGGAGTGCTCCTGCGTCTCTTTTTCCTCTTGTGACTATCACTTCGGCTGCTTCTCCCTCTATCCCTATCCTTGTCTTTGTCCTctttcacaattcttttttcacGGTCCCTCTCTTTGCTTTCTGTTTTACCTTCACCTGACTcctttccttctttcctttttttcctcctttcctTCTCTCCTTTTCCCTCTTTCCGCTTGCGTCTATCCCTGTCTTTTGAACTCTTGGAGGATTTGCGACTCCTCCCTTTTTCAGTGGATAGAGGTGGAGAATTGGGAAAGGAAGGGGAGGGCAAAGGCAAAACAGGGACAGGTGGCGGGGATATGGATGCAGAAGAAGGGCATGATCTGAACCTCTCTTTCCTCCTACTTGTCAGTTTTCGTCTCAGATCTCCCACTCCCACAGAAGCCACTGGTTCCCTCTCCCATTCTTCATCAGCACGAACAGATACAAACCCATCACCCTCTAAAACCCGTAAGATCCTCTCAGGTTTTGGGACACCT
It contains:
- the scaf1 gene encoding LOW QUALITY PROTEIN: splicing factor, arginine/serine-rich 19 (The sequence of the model RefSeq protein was modified relative to this genomic sequence to represent the inferred CDS: deleted 2 bases in 1 codon), giving the protein MKMGTDGQAEKDKGEIVPGKSQSEQCPDEEEEVESRADRRTAGLRCFQGNRETSEDEPSELGAAVVTTSEPVFLVPLLSSQPQYLDCDFDVELTAEVKVESGASLALLTSVTPHLGYQKPGSFLNENVCFPPSLRKKKVSIDSFLPSGSFPGCYSSVIQALGQMQLPYSLKNSNSVVEMAKSPLPSSPSNSPSSPSSAPSSPSSSPSSSSPGGMGTNYREDEDRGHAGDSRVSKGTGDFVTSTSSSMVPSSMPVPPSSSDPSLHTSSSFTHPCNEGQSESLENDIYDPFHPTEGEGERDRASTEDEEEEEEVDKYDPFEPTGSPASETEEEKRCVDEENEGGSSINSEVNAGKAERALEMGTPAGTEVGPPDSTEVDAPSSMFSDLPLELNSKRSIKDRIREQGKNQREQGTDSEHSEIEEGEIVGTNERGRERVIERRREVLLPSSSSPSYLQSGVPKPERILRVLEGDGFVSVRADEEWEREPVASVGVGDLRRKLTSRRKERFRSCPSSASISPPPVPVLPLPSPSFPNSPPLSTEKGRSRKSSKSSKDRDRRKRKEGKGEKERRKKRKEGKESGEGKTESKERDREKRIVKEDKDKDRDRGRSSRSDSHKRKKRRRSTPEHSSRSHSQNASRHTHSRRSWSSHSEDRHKDRDRDKERERERERNHERDRDRDRWRDDRDRERDRDSRRRDERRRDRDDDIRRSSSRERGSTKRSQGSSDRRDRETDMVRDRDRDRDRRRDIRPVVPPSIQDLNGSDLFAIKRTITVTTTTTTTTVPGSPPRSQRRSRSRSQSSDKHRKRKKKRRRRSDDEERKDDEHRSRSQPTSLTPPHYHGYESDRLSDRPDIDMLSLDGEALDSDYPSLEDSPLLPPPPEPPLPSPKIKSGAPKSSRHHLKKKSRSSKTVGQSESTSSSSSHRPKAKSKNLLSSLSPPLSASSGNTTSLQPTASSSTTKRGRKTGKEKIGKKDAGRSGRSKKLSGGSRKGKLQSKVSVLVREGVSSTTGNSGKLGLDLLGPGGVVSGASGPSVVGGSIAVVFRRDNESRSPFLKPCSETLALPGRGKDPSKTGKQHNILGPPSSTNPSALKSKKAKPSSATSTSSSASSPTSSLAAKRRRRPGKKPREKGISVDGSDSKGVNSNCSTVGGGWPGVSTEMQPLVGVGSKPSSPPSALPGPTPSSSSSSSTSSSASILPPSSSPPHTSPLSLPPSRDTRESSPDSQTVDSSCKTPEPSFLSEEGPGQSKALSLTPSKSPASPPGLLSSQIRGDTITQSTSSAKPLPPDDQKGSPPCSTSTALVSASVSHSSAPLANDPSSSSSSSVSSSSVNKPPPPPPPPPSAPPLPWSLQTGVDCTAGGVLALTALLFKMEEANIASRAKAQEFIQATSQILSQANQNQSQPHPPSSSSSVSSQVPPPPSHAPPPGPTPAQFILHSSVPLVGCTKTPPSHLHPGLSMGGGCAQTPPPPLPVGMTGPTGGSETGWDNESKDPDKYLKKLHTQERAVEEVKLAIKPYYQRKDINKDEYKDILRKAVHKICHSRTGEINPVKVSNLVKLYVQRYKYFRKHGRKMDEEEKEDRESAAMHSST